Proteins co-encoded in one Arachis stenosperma cultivar V10309 chromosome 7, arast.V10309.gnm1.PFL2, whole genome shotgun sequence genomic window:
- the LOC130940615 gene encoding grpE protein homolog 2, mitochondrial-like isoform X4, whose product MFVYKVLYRVSRTISRSSTLLSASQRHPQYLSTFSNHFHSLLPQSQTKVQANLLYPPINPSLAPRFGFSSSASPDEKEKANNVGDSTNDDPAKTSVDEKEIDQGEQAKGADQREESDSDIESEDLSRDDLIKLVAEKEELLNLKHKEIEKMQDKVLRTYAEMENVMDRTRRESENSKKFAIQNFAKSLLDVADNLGRASSVVKESFSKIDASNDTSESVKLLKTLLEGVEMTDKQLSEVLKKFGVEKFDPTNEPFDPNMHNAIFQVPDSSKPPGTVAAVLKAGYKLYDRVIRPAEVGVTQAMEEDKNAAE is encoded by the exons ATGTTCGTCTACAAGGTTCTATACCGTGTTTCCAGAACCATTTCCCGAAGCTCCACGCTTCTCTCTGCTTCGCAAAGGCACCCCCAATACTTGTCAACCTTCTCCAATCACTTCCATTCCCTCCTTCCCCAATCGCAAACCAAG GTTCAAGCCAATTTGTTATATCCACCAATAAATCCTTCTTTGGCTCCAagatttggattttcttcatCAGCATCACCTGACGAAAAGGAAAAGGCAAATAATGTGGGAGATTCTACAAATGATGACCCTGCCAAAACAAGTGTGGATGAGAAGGAAATTGATCAGGGTGAACAAGCCAAAGGTGCTGATCAAAGAGAAGAATCAG ATTCTGATATAGAGAGTGAAGATCTATCAAGGGATGATTTAATTAAGCTTGTTGCTGAGAAGGAAGAACTTTTGAATTTGAAGCACAAAGAGATTGAGAAAATGCAGGATAAAGTTCTGCGTACTTATGCAGAGATGGAGAATGTCATGGACAGAACTAGACGTGAATCAGagaattcaaaaaaatttgcCATACAG AATTTCGCAAAGAGCTTACTAGATGTTGCGGACAACTTGGGAAGAGCTTCCTCTGTTGTAAAGGAAAGCTTTTCAAAGATTGATGCATCAAATGACACCTCCGAATCCGTAAAACTCTTGAAAACACTTTTGGAAGGTGTTGAAATGACAGACAAGCAACTTTCAGAG GTACTTaaaaagtttggtgttgaaaaatTCGATCCTACAAATGAGCCCTTTGATCCAAATATGCACAATGCCATCTTCCAAGTTCCTGACAGCTCCAAGCCTCCAGGCACCGTTGCTGCTGTTCTCAAG GCAGGATATAAGCTTTACGATCGCGTTATTCGCCCGGCTGAAGTTGGTGTAACCCAAGCTATGGAGGAGGATAAGAATGCAGCTGAATGA
- the LOC130940615 gene encoding grpE protein homolog 2, mitochondrial-like isoform X2, producing MFVYKVLYRVSRTISRSSTLLSASQRHPQYLSTFSNHFHSLLPQSQTKVQANLLYPPINPSLAPRFGFSSSASPDEKEKANNVGDSTNDDPAKTSVDEKEIDQGEQAKGADQREESGSASDSQSQTPKRRRKSSKRVAFSDSDSDIESEDLSRDDLIKLVAEKEELLNLKHKEIEKMQDKVLRTYAEMENVMDRTRRESENSKKFAIQNFAKSLLDVADNLGRASSVVKESFSKIDASNDTSESVKLLKTLLEGVEMTDKQLSEVLKKFGVEKFDPTNEPFDPNMHNAIFQVPDSSKPPGTVAAVLKAGYKLYDRVIRPAEVGVTQAMEEDKNAAE from the exons ATGTTCGTCTACAAGGTTCTATACCGTGTTTCCAGAACCATTTCCCGAAGCTCCACGCTTCTCTCTGCTTCGCAAAGGCACCCCCAATACTTGTCAACCTTCTCCAATCACTTCCATTCCCTCCTTCCCCAATCGCAAACCAAG GTTCAAGCCAATTTGTTATATCCACCAATAAATCCTTCTTTGGCTCCAagatttggattttcttcatCAGCATCACCTGACGAAAAGGAAAAGGCAAATAATGTGGGAGATTCTACAAATGATGACCCTGCCAAAACAAGTGTGGATGAGAAGGAAATTGATCAGGGTGAACAAGCCAAAGGTGCTGATCAAAGAGAAGAATCAGGTTCTGCTTCTGATTCTCAATCTCAAACCCCCAAAAGGAGGAGAAAAAGTTCTAAACGAGTTGCATTTTCTGATTCAGATTCTGATATAGAGAGTGAAGATCTATCAAGGGATGATTTAATTAAGCTTGTTGCTGAGAAGGAAGAACTTTTGAATTTGAAGCACAAAGAGATTGAGAAAATGCAGGATAAAGTTCTGCGTACTTATGCAGAGATGGAGAATGTCATGGACAGAACTAGACGTGAATCAGagaattcaaaaaaatttgcCATACAG AATTTCGCAAAGAGCTTACTAGATGTTGCGGACAACTTGGGAAGAGCTTCCTCTGTTGTAAAGGAAAGCTTTTCAAAGATTGATGCATCAAATGACACCTCCGAATCCGTAAAACTCTTGAAAACACTTTTGGAAGGTGTTGAAATGACAGACAAGCAACTTTCAGAG GTACTTaaaaagtttggtgttgaaaaatTCGATCCTACAAATGAGCCCTTTGATCCAAATATGCACAATGCCATCTTCCAAGTTCCTGACAGCTCCAAGCCTCCAGGCACCGTTGCTGCTGTTCTCAAG GCAGGATATAAGCTTTACGATCGCGTTATTCGCCCGGCTGAAGTTGGTGTAACCCAAGCTATGGAGGAGGATAAGAATGCAGCTGAATGA
- the LOC130940615 gene encoding grpE protein homolog 2, mitochondrial-like isoform X1, whose translation MFVYKVLYRVSRTISRSSTLLSASQRHPQYLSTFSNHFHSLLPQSQTKLIQVQANLLYPPINPSLAPRFGFSSSASPDEKEKANNVGDSTNDDPAKTSVDEKEIDQGEQAKGADQREESGSASDSQSQTPKRRRKSSKRVAFSDSDSDIESEDLSRDDLIKLVAEKEELLNLKHKEIEKMQDKVLRTYAEMENVMDRTRRESENSKKFAIQNFAKSLLDVADNLGRASSVVKESFSKIDASNDTSESVKLLKTLLEGVEMTDKQLSEVLKKFGVEKFDPTNEPFDPNMHNAIFQVPDSSKPPGTVAAVLKAGYKLYDRVIRPAEVGVTQAMEEDKNAAE comes from the exons ATGTTCGTCTACAAGGTTCTATACCGTGTTTCCAGAACCATTTCCCGAAGCTCCACGCTTCTCTCTGCTTCGCAAAGGCACCCCCAATACTTGTCAACCTTCTCCAATCACTTCCATTCCCTCCTTCCCCAATCGCAAACCAAG CTGATTCAGGTTCAAGCCAATTTGTTATATCCACCAATAAATCCTTCTTTGGCTCCAagatttggattttcttcatCAGCATCACCTGACGAAAAGGAAAAGGCAAATAATGTGGGAGATTCTACAAATGATGACCCTGCCAAAACAAGTGTGGATGAGAAGGAAATTGATCAGGGTGAACAAGCCAAAGGTGCTGATCAAAGAGAAGAATCAGGTTCTGCTTCTGATTCTCAATCTCAAACCCCCAAAAGGAGGAGAAAAAGTTCTAAACGAGTTGCATTTTCTGATTCAGATTCTGATATAGAGAGTGAAGATCTATCAAGGGATGATTTAATTAAGCTTGTTGCTGAGAAGGAAGAACTTTTGAATTTGAAGCACAAAGAGATTGAGAAAATGCAGGATAAAGTTCTGCGTACTTATGCAGAGATGGAGAATGTCATGGACAGAACTAGACGTGAATCAGagaattcaaaaaaatttgcCATACAG AATTTCGCAAAGAGCTTACTAGATGTTGCGGACAACTTGGGAAGAGCTTCCTCTGTTGTAAAGGAAAGCTTTTCAAAGATTGATGCATCAAATGACACCTCCGAATCCGTAAAACTCTTGAAAACACTTTTGGAAGGTGTTGAAATGACAGACAAGCAACTTTCAGAG GTACTTaaaaagtttggtgttgaaaaatTCGATCCTACAAATGAGCCCTTTGATCCAAATATGCACAATGCCATCTTCCAAGTTCCTGACAGCTCCAAGCCTCCAGGCACCGTTGCTGCTGTTCTCAAG GCAGGATATAAGCTTTACGATCGCGTTATTCGCCCGGCTGAAGTTGGTGTAACCCAAGCTATGGAGGAGGATAAGAATGCAGCTGAATGA
- the LOC130940615 gene encoding grpE protein homolog 2, mitochondrial-like isoform X3: protein MFVYKVLYRVSRTISRSSTLLSASQRHPQYLSTFSNHFHSLLPQSQTKLIQVQANLLYPPINPSLAPRFGFSSSASPDEKEKANNVGDSTNDDPAKTSVDEKEIDQGEQAKGADQREESDSDIESEDLSRDDLIKLVAEKEELLNLKHKEIEKMQDKVLRTYAEMENVMDRTRRESENSKKFAIQNFAKSLLDVADNLGRASSVVKESFSKIDASNDTSESVKLLKTLLEGVEMTDKQLSEVLKKFGVEKFDPTNEPFDPNMHNAIFQVPDSSKPPGTVAAVLKAGYKLYDRVIRPAEVGVTQAMEEDKNAAE from the exons ATGTTCGTCTACAAGGTTCTATACCGTGTTTCCAGAACCATTTCCCGAAGCTCCACGCTTCTCTCTGCTTCGCAAAGGCACCCCCAATACTTGTCAACCTTCTCCAATCACTTCCATTCCCTCCTTCCCCAATCGCAAACCAAG CTGATTCAGGTTCAAGCCAATTTGTTATATCCACCAATAAATCCTTCTTTGGCTCCAagatttggattttcttcatCAGCATCACCTGACGAAAAGGAAAAGGCAAATAATGTGGGAGATTCTACAAATGATGACCCTGCCAAAACAAGTGTGGATGAGAAGGAAATTGATCAGGGTGAACAAGCCAAAGGTGCTGATCAAAGAGAAGAATCAG ATTCTGATATAGAGAGTGAAGATCTATCAAGGGATGATTTAATTAAGCTTGTTGCTGAGAAGGAAGAACTTTTGAATTTGAAGCACAAAGAGATTGAGAAAATGCAGGATAAAGTTCTGCGTACTTATGCAGAGATGGAGAATGTCATGGACAGAACTAGACGTGAATCAGagaattcaaaaaaatttgcCATACAG AATTTCGCAAAGAGCTTACTAGATGTTGCGGACAACTTGGGAAGAGCTTCCTCTGTTGTAAAGGAAAGCTTTTCAAAGATTGATGCATCAAATGACACCTCCGAATCCGTAAAACTCTTGAAAACACTTTTGGAAGGTGTTGAAATGACAGACAAGCAACTTTCAGAG GTACTTaaaaagtttggtgttgaaaaatTCGATCCTACAAATGAGCCCTTTGATCCAAATATGCACAATGCCATCTTCCAAGTTCCTGACAGCTCCAAGCCTCCAGGCACCGTTGCTGCTGTTCTCAAG GCAGGATATAAGCTTTACGATCGCGTTATTCGCCCGGCTGAAGTTGGTGTAACCCAAGCTATGGAGGAGGATAAGAATGCAGCTGAATGA
- the LOC130941530 gene encoding EH domain-containing protein 1-like isoform X1, translating to MFVFMVLSCHVSKTISRSSRLLSASLRSQHLSTFSDHFQSLLPQSQSEVSPSSVTSIIDGLKKLYIQKLKPLEVTYRFNDFVFPLLTNSDFEAKPMVMLLGQYSTGKTTFIKHLLKSNYPGAHIGPEPTTDRFVAIMSGPDERTIPGNTVAVQADMPFSGLTSFGTAFLSKFECAQMPHPLLDQITLVDSPGVLSGEKQRTQRSYDFTGVTSWFAAKCDLILLLFDPHKLDISDEFKRVISSLRGHDDKVRVVLNKADQVDTQQLMRVYGALMWSLGKVLNTPEVTRVYIGSFIDKPVNDAAGGPIGRELFEKEQDDLLSDLKDIPKMACDRRINEFVKRARAAKIHACIISHLKNEMPVLMGKAKAQERLIDNLASEFVKVQREFHLPPGDFPDIEHFREILSGFNIDNFERLKPKMIQAVDDMLAYDIPNLLKNFKSTYD from the exons ATGTTCGTGTTCATGGTTTTATCCTGCCACGTGTCCAAAACCATTTCTCGAAGCTCAAGGCTTCTCTCTGCTTCGCTGAGGtcccaacacttatccaccttctcCGATCACTTCCAATCCCTACTTCCCCAATCGCAGAGCGAG GTCTCACCTTCCTCTGTGACCTCAATAATTGATGGCTTGAAGAAACTCTACATCCAGAAGTTGAAGCCATTAGAAGTTACATATCGTTTTAATGATTTTGTATTCCCATTATTG ACAAATAGTGATTTTGAAGCCAAGCCAATGGTTATGCTTTTGGGTCAATACTCAACTGGTAAAACAACATTTATCAAACATCTCCTTAAAAGTAATTATCCAG GAGCCCATATTGGACCTGAGCCTACAACTGATCGGTTTGTTGCTATCATG TCTGGGCCTGACGAGAGAACCATTCCTGGAAATACTGTTGCTGTCCAAGCAGACATGCCATTTAGTGGTCTTACAAGTTTTGGCACAgcatttttgtcaaaatttgaGTGTGCTCAGATGCCTCATCCG CTACTAGACCAGATTACACTTGTGGATAGTCCTGGAGTTCTATCCGGAGAAAAGCAACGAACACAACGCTCGTATGATTTTACCGGTGTAACATCTTGGTTTGCTGCCAAATGTGATTTGATACTTCTCCTGTTTGATCCTCACAAGCTTGATATTAGTGATGAGTTCAAGCGTGTGATCTCATCCTTACGCGGGCATGATGACAAAGTTCGAGTCGTTTTGAACAAGGCAGACCAAGTTGATACTCAACAA TTAATGAGGGTTTATGGAGCATTAATGTGGTCACTTGGGAAGGTGCTGAATACACCTGAAGTCACACGTGTGTATATTGG CTCCTTCATTGATAAGCCTGTAAATGATGCTGCTGGTGGTCCAATCGGTAGGGAGCTCTTTGAAAAAGAACAAGATGACCTTCTTTCAGACCTAAAAGATATACCAAAGATGGCCTGTGATCGAAGA ATCAATGAATTTGTAAAACGGGCACGAGCTGCCAAGATACATGCTTGCATTATCAGCCATCTTAAAAATGAGATGCCGGTTTTGATGGGCAAAGCTAAAGCTCAGGAAAGGCTTATTGATAATTTGGCTTCAGAATTTGTAAAG GTACAAAGGGAATTCCATCTACCTCCTGGGGACTTCCCAGACATTGAGCATTTCAGAGAGATACTGAGTGGTTTCAATATTGACAATTTTGAGAGATTGAAACCAAAAATGATACAAGCAGTAGATGATATGTTAGCTTATGACATTCCTAACCTCTTGAAGAATTTTAAGAGTACCTATGATTAG
- the LOC130941530 gene encoding EH domain-containing protein 1-like isoform X2, which produces MILYSHYWSTNSDFEAKPMVMLLGQYSTGKTTFIKHLLKSNYPGAHIGPEPTTDRFVAIMSGPDERTIPGNTVAVQADMPFSGLTSFGTAFLSKFECAQMPHPLLDQITLVDSPGVLSGEKQRTQRSYDFTGVTSWFAAKCDLILLLFDPHKLDISDEFKRVISSLRGHDDKVRVVLNKADQVDTQQLMRVYGALMWSLGKVLNTPEVTRVYIGSFIDKPVNDAAGGPIGRELFEKEQDDLLSDLKDIPKMACDRRINEFVKRARAAKIHACIISHLKNEMPVLMGKAKAQERLIDNLASEFVKVQREFHLPPGDFPDIEHFREILSGFNIDNFERLKPKMIQAVDDMLAYDIPNLLKNFKSTYD; this is translated from the exons ATGATTTTGTATTCCCATTATTGGTCA ACAAATAGTGATTTTGAAGCCAAGCCAATGGTTATGCTTTTGGGTCAATACTCAACTGGTAAAACAACATTTATCAAACATCTCCTTAAAAGTAATTATCCAG GAGCCCATATTGGACCTGAGCCTACAACTGATCGGTTTGTTGCTATCATG TCTGGGCCTGACGAGAGAACCATTCCTGGAAATACTGTTGCTGTCCAAGCAGACATGCCATTTAGTGGTCTTACAAGTTTTGGCACAgcatttttgtcaaaatttgaGTGTGCTCAGATGCCTCATCCG CTACTAGACCAGATTACACTTGTGGATAGTCCTGGAGTTCTATCCGGAGAAAAGCAACGAACACAACGCTCGTATGATTTTACCGGTGTAACATCTTGGTTTGCTGCCAAATGTGATTTGATACTTCTCCTGTTTGATCCTCACAAGCTTGATATTAGTGATGAGTTCAAGCGTGTGATCTCATCCTTACGCGGGCATGATGACAAAGTTCGAGTCGTTTTGAACAAGGCAGACCAAGTTGATACTCAACAA TTAATGAGGGTTTATGGAGCATTAATGTGGTCACTTGGGAAGGTGCTGAATACACCTGAAGTCACACGTGTGTATATTGG CTCCTTCATTGATAAGCCTGTAAATGATGCTGCTGGTGGTCCAATCGGTAGGGAGCTCTTTGAAAAAGAACAAGATGACCTTCTTTCAGACCTAAAAGATATACCAAAGATGGCCTGTGATCGAAGA ATCAATGAATTTGTAAAACGGGCACGAGCTGCCAAGATACATGCTTGCATTATCAGCCATCTTAAAAATGAGATGCCGGTTTTGATGGGCAAAGCTAAAGCTCAGGAAAGGCTTATTGATAATTTGGCTTCAGAATTTGTAAAG GTACAAAGGGAATTCCATCTACCTCCTGGGGACTTCCCAGACATTGAGCATTTCAGAGAGATACTGAGTGGTTTCAATATTGACAATTTTGAGAGATTGAAACCAAAAATGATACAAGCAGTAGATGATATGTTAGCTTATGACATTCCTAACCTCTTGAAGAATTTTAAGAGTACCTATGATTAG
- the LOC130941196 gene encoding uncharacterized protein At4g26485-like: MKVKRIKHYKSCHQILLVGEGDFSFALSLATAFGSASNIVATSLDSKESLVRNYSRASKNLDELKNLGCTLVHEVDGHIMNHHPLLKNKLFDRIVFNFPHAGFHGREHEWLQIMLHQEVVSGFLKSARKMLKEDGEVHVTHKTAYPFCNWEIVKLAKKAELSLVEEVPFEIFDYPGYINKRGHGDRCDRSFPVGQCSTFKFSKSDFIFENDVVCILVLFLNIFPHFLCVSEVNTSMDNKYSMQQH, translated from the exons atgaaagtaaaaagaATTAAGCACTATAAGAGTTGTCATCAGATACTTCTTGTCGGAGAGGGGGACTTCTCATTTGCACTTAGTTTGGCAACGGCATTTGGTTCAGCTTCAAACATCGTTGCCACTTCCCTTGACTCCAAAG aGTCACTAGTGAGAAATTACTCTAGAGCTTCAAAAAACTTGGATGAGTTGAAGAATCTTGGGTGTACTCTTGTGCATGAAGTAGATGGCCACATAATGAACCATCACCCACTTTTAAAGAACAAGTTATTTGACCGAATAGTCTTCAATTTTCCCCATGCTGGATTTCATGGAAGAGAGCATGAGTGGCTGCAAATTAT GCTTCACCAGGAGGTTGTAAGTGGGTTCTTGAAGAGTGCTAGGAAGATGTTAAAGGAAGATGGAGAAGTTCACGTTACACACAAGACAGCATACCCTTTTTGTAACTGGGAAATAGTGAAGCTAGCTAAGAAAGCTGAGTTGTCATTGGTAGAAGAAGTACCTTTTGAAATATTTGATTATCCAGGTTACATTAACAAGAGAGGTCATGGAGATAGATGCGACCGAAGCTTTCCTGTTGGTCAATGCAGCACCTTCAAATTCTCTAAATCAGACTTTATTT TTGAAAACGATGTCGTTTGCATTTTGGTTTTGTTCCTCAACATTTTCCCTCACTTTCTCTGTGTTTCTGAGGTGAATACTTCAATGGACAACAAATATTCAATGCAGCAACATTGA